TGGCAGCGGATTGTCAAGACGCTGAAAGATCCCCAGAAAAGCTGCCATGTCGCGGTCGTGGGGAAGTACACCGGGAACGGCGACGCCTACCTTTCGATCGGCGAGGCGCTCATCCACGCTGGCATCCCGAACGATGCGTCCGTCGAAGTTTCTTGGATCGAAAGCGACCTCTTTGAGAACGGCAAGCCGGCCGCCGAATTGCTCTCCGGCATGGACGCTTTGGTCGTAGCTCCCGGCTTCGGCGATCGGGGGATCGAAGGGAAAATCGAGGCCGTTCGCTACGCGAGGGAAAATCAGGTTCCCTTCCTTGGCATTTGCTTGGGGCTCCAAGTGGCGGTGATCGAGTTCTGCCGGAATGTCTGCAAGCTCGAAGGCGCCAACAGCGAAGAGATCGAAAATGACCCGGCCTATCCGGTCATTCACCTCTTGCCCGAACAAAGGGACGTGAAGGACAAAGGCGCGACGATGCGCCTGGGGACGTATCCGTGCAACGTCGTTCACGGGACTCTCGCACACCGGCTTTACAAGAGCAGCCGCATCTCCGAACGGCACCGCCATCGCTACGAAGTGAACAACGACTTTCGGGAGTTGCTCGCTGAAAAGGGAGTGACGATCTCCGGAGTGTCGCCGGATTACAGGCTCGTCGAGATGATCGAGATCAAGGACCATCCGTTCTTCATCGCAACTCAGGCTCATCCGGAGTTTCGGTCGCGTCCCAACCGTCCCCATCCGCTGTTTCAGGGCCTAGTCAAGGCTGCGATCGACCGAAAGAGCCGCGTCGCGCTGCAGTAAGTGCGCCCCAATTCGCAAGGAACGGGCTCTCCCCGACCTTGTGACCGCGCGCATGAACCCCGAAGATTAACTTGTGGGTTTTTTTGCAAGCCTGAGGAACCTTCTTGGTATGGGACGTTTGCCCGCCACCACCTACGTCTCTCGCCAAGCGCGTCGCGGCAAGCGATCAGGCTCGATCCTGATAGATGCGATCGTCGGCGTGTTCGTTCTGGCCCTCGCCGCATCCGCGTTCTTTTCGATGATGCCGGTGATCGATCGCGCCCAACGAATCGCTCACGAGCAATCGACAGCGAGCAACATGGCGGCGCGCATGGTCGAACACCTTCAATTGCTCAACGCCAAAGATCTGAACGTCGAGGCTCTGACGAGTCTGGAGTTGATCGACGCGGGCCAAGACGGCCTTCCGTATCGGTTTGACAACGTCCCTCTCGATGACTCCACAGGCTTCAGCCCCGCCCAGGCGTTTCGCAACGGTACCGGTAGCCTTGATATTGTCGATCTTTCGGCTGGAGCAAGAAAAGCCGTCGTCACGATCGGTTGGGTCAGCGACAGCGGGAAGTCGAAGTCCTTTGTAACCGCGACGGTCCTGGGTGGATACAAATGAGGCGGCGAGGATTCTCCCTTGTCGAAGTGAGCATTGGGCTCGTCATCCTCATGATGGGGATGCTTGGGCTATTGAACTTATACTTATACGGCGCAAAGTCGATCACGAGAACCACGATCGATACGAACCTGTCTCAGCGCAACGCTCAGGGCCTTCGCCGGATGTCGGAGCAGCTTAGGATGGCCATGTCCGTGGAACTCAATGAAGAGGGCACCACGGTCACTTACCAACTTCCCGCGATGTCCGATTCCGTCGATCCCTTTACGGGCGAGCACGAAGTCGCGGTCCCCCGAGCCTGGGATGGCGTGACGCGGTCGTTCTCTATCGAGGGGGGGATTCTGAGCGACGACCAGACTGGCCAAGTCTTGGTAGAGGGCATTTCGCTCACCGACCCTGACCCGGACAGCTCTCAGTATGGCCAAACCTATACTCCGTTCGCTTTCTCGACGATTGGTTCCTCACGAGCTTTGTCGATTCAGTTGATCACTTCGCAATTCATGGGTGTGCAGACGCGTTTCGTTCGCTTGAAAACTACCGTTATGTTGAGGAATATGCCTTGAAAAATAGCAAGAAGCGAGGTTGGATCGCCCTGACCATGCTGTTGGGACTCTCCGTCTTGGTGCTGTCCACGATGGGGGTGCTCATGATGTCGACCCAAAGCATGCACCGCGCCGAACGGGATTCGCGCGCCGTCGTCGCGTTTCAAACGGCCCAAGCAGCCCTTGAATCGACTCTGAGTAAGGCCTTTGCCGCGCTCCCCTCGAACAACGGTGGCTTTGTAGAAGGAACGGATTACGCGACCGAAGTTCTCGCTGGACTGGGTGGAGACCTCTCGGCTCTGGTCGAGGTTCAGCCAACCTCGGATCCTCGAACCGCATGGTTCACGTCGACCGTCGAATACAACTCGGTCGAGTCGAGCGTTCGGGTGTATGTCGACAGTCGCAACGTTGGTATCTGGAACAACGCGATCTTCGCTGGCGCGGGCGCGGCAGGGCAGGCGATCAACGGCAACGTGGATATTCGGGGTTCGGTACATATTCTGGGTGAAGGCGAGCCCTATTCGGATCTGAACGGAAACGGCGTATGGGACGCGGCTGAACCCTATACGGATCTAAATAGCAACGGCGCATGGGACCCAGGCGAGCCCTTCACGGATATTAACGGAGATAGCGTTAGAAATCCTGCGGAACCCTATAATGATCTAAATCGCAATGGCCAGTACGACCCGCCGCTGACGCAAACCGACCTCAACACAACCCTTTCAGGTACGGCCTACATCGGTAATCACTACAGCGGAATGCCGACCGAACTCGAAGCGATGGTACCGGATGCTCCCCGCGTGAGTGGCATTGAGACTTTGAGTGCAGAGGTGCGCGTCAAACATGGACGCATCTCGATTAGCGGAAACGCAATGGTCGGAACGAGTTCGATCGTGGACGGAGGCTCGAGCAAGGGCACGATCGACGGTTCGTACGTGAGCGACGGGTACACGGGCAGCGCGGGCGCAGGCGCGGTGTTTAGCGACAATGGCGCGAGCAACGTGTACGATCTGGGCAACCTCGGAATCCAGTTCCCTGTGGTGGCGGGAATCGGAGCGCAAACCTATATCGACAGCTCTCAAAACACCTGGCAAACCCAAGAGCACTTCCTCGAAGCGCGCAGCCTGACCGTACCTTTGACCGAGATCAAAGCCGGGACGGCAGCATTCAGCTACGGACCGGACGCTTACGGAAACAGCATTTCGTTCACGCCCGAGGTCAAGCAGAACAACAAAGTGGTGCAGCCTGCGACGCTCGACGTTTCTGGGGTCATTCGGTTTGCCGGCAACTTGCAGATTGGTGGGAGCAAAGAGACGATTCGGTACACCGGCAACGGTACGCTGTACTCTCGCGAGTCGGTTTCCATCAGCGCGAACTTCCTGCCCGCCTCGGGCACGGTGTTTCCGACAACGGCGCGTATTGGAGTCATTGCCCTCCGGGACTTGAACCTCGCAACCGGAAACGGCGATGCCCAACTCTCCATGGCCGGCGCATTTTATGCGCAGGGGAAGATCGTCAGCCGCAAACAGAATCAAATCGCCGGGACCTTCGTGGCAGCCTATTACGACATGGGCACCAACGTCCCCAACATCTATCAGGTCCCACCGCTGGTTTACAACATGCCCCCTGCGATGCCCGGCGACAAGAACTACTTCTCGCTCCGCGTGAGGACTTGGAGGGACCGGCCCGTCTCAACCAGCACAAACATGACGGGCTCCTAATCCCGAGCTTCAGGTGGGTTAGGAGTGCGCTTCGGCGGCAGGTTGCTTTCCGCCCATCATTTCGCGGACCACGTCATGCAGCATGAGGAGCAGGGCAAGGAGCATGGGCCCCGCCATCAGCCCGATCGGACCCATCGACAGGACGCCGCCCAGCAGAGCGAAGAACACCGCCATCGGGTGCATGAGAAGCCGCGCTCCGATCACCCACGGCTTGAGCAAGTTGTCGATCTGACTGACCACCAAGAAGCCAGCGGCAAGCAGCGCCACGCCCTCCCAGGTCTTGCCGTTGGCGAGAAGGATGAGGGCCATGGGGACGTAGACGATCGGCGCTCCAAGGAGCGGAATCATGCAGAGCATGATGGTCAACGCCCCCCAAAGTAGCGCGTTCGGAACACCGGTGAATACGTAGGCAAGGGTCGCAAGGAGGCCCTGCGCAATGGCAACGAGAATGACTCCGACAAACACGCCGTGGATGGTGTTCGACATCCTCGCAAGGACTTGGGTCGTTCGGTCGGGCGGAAGCGGGCTGAGCGCAACCACATAGGGGCTAAGCCTCGCCCCGTCGCGGAGAAGAAAGAACAGGGTCAGAAAAGCGAAGACCAGCGTGAGCAGTGACTGAACGCCCTGTACGGCCAGCGAGGACAAGGGCTTCGTGAGCGATTGGGCGATTTGATCCTTGTTGGACTCGACCCAAGGGCCGATTTGGAAGTTCGGCGCGAGGCGATCGGTGACCGGCTCGATCATGCGGTCGATTTCGTGTCCGATGCTTTCGAGGGTGACGACGCCCGTACCGTCGGTCGCGCCCTCGGCGAACTCCCTTAGGAGGCCACCAGCCTGGACCGTCACCGCCAAGCCTAAGAACACGAGAGGCAGGCCCACTATGGCTAGGGCGAGGAGGGTCGAGGCCAAAGCTCCGACGTTGCCTCCCAGCCTCTTACTAAACTTCTTATGAATGGGCCACATCAGGACGGCCATCACGCTCGCCCACAGGATCGCGGGGACGAACGGCCACAATACGACGATCCCTCCGACGACCGCGGCGATCACCAACAACCAAAAGCCGAAGTGCTTGTACTTCGATTCAAAAGTGGGCTGGGGAGACGAGTCCATTCGATCGATCCTGCGAATGCGTATTTCTCGAACAGCTACGGACGAAGGACGGTTGGCGTTGCGGCGCGTCGCTCGAAGTGAGCCGGCTGGGACTCGAACCCAGGACCCACGCCTTAAAAGGGCGTTGCTCTACCGACTGAGCTACCGGCTCGCTGAGGGATGATGGTACCTGAGGTTCGGCTGGCCGGTCGGCTGGTTTGGGTACGCTTGCCCCATGCCGGACGAATCCCTCACGTACCTGTCAGCGGGCGTCAATATCGACGAAGCTCAAAGAGCGTTGAGGGGCGTTCTGCCAGACGTGCAAGCGACCTACACCGAGAACGTGGTCGCGGGAGTCGGGGGCTTTGGCGGGCTATTCCACGCGAGCTTCCCCGGAATCGATCAGCCCGTGCTGGTGGCGAGCATCGACGGGGTCGGAACTAAGACGCGGGTTGCCTCGATGGTGGGCGATTACACCGGCTTGGGCAAGGACATCGTGAACCACTGCATCAACGATATCCTGTGCCAAGGCGCGCGGCCGCTCTTCTTCTTGGATTACTTCGCGGCCTCAAGGCTCTCTGGCCAGATTCTGGAGGAGGTCTTGCGAGGGGCATCGGAGGCTTGCAGAGCGGTGGGTTGCGCTCTGCTAGGGGGTGAGACCGCCGAAATGCCGGGCGTCTATGCCGAGGACGAGATCGACGTTGTGGGCTCGATCGTCGGGGTCGTCGAATACGCGCGTCGGCTTCCCCGCCCGACGATCAGGCCCGGCGACACCCTCATCGGCATCGCAAGCGACGGGCTCCACACGAACGGTTTCTCGCTCGCGAGAAAGTCGCTCTTCGAGATCGGGGGGCTGTCCGTTCGCCAGCCCGTTCCGGGGCTGAACACCACCATCGGCGAGGAGCTATTGCGCCCCCATCGCTGCTATTTCAACGCGCTGTATCCGCTGCTCCAAGAAGAAGTTGGCATCAAGTCGCTCGCCCACATCACCGGGGGCGGACTCCACGACAACGTACCGAGGGCGTTGCCCCCCGATACTCAGGCGATCGTCGAGCGGAGAACGTGGACGCCCCAACCGCTTTTCATGCTGATCCAGGAACTCGGAGGCGTGCCCGACTACGAAATGTACCGCACGTTCAACATGGGGATTGGAATGGTGGTCGTGGTCGACAGCGACGCTGCGCCGGCGGTTGTGCAGCGCCTCTCCGAGTCCGGGGAGTCAGCGGCGGTCATCGGCTCCGTGCAGCACGGTGCGCACGACGTGCAGTTCGTGTAGGCTGACGCGCCTGCTGTGCGGATATACTGGGCCGGAATCCGGCGGCCTGCCGGACTCCATTCCGAGGTAACGATATGAGAGTTGCGCTGTTCCTTTTGCCATTGCTCCTGCTCTTGGCAGGCTGCGAAGAACCTGCCAAACCCCGAGAGACCGCCACGAAACCTGCGGCGAACACGCCCGACCCTGCCCCCGTTCTGAAAGAGATGGATATCGATCAAGTGCCCGATGAGGCCCACAAGCCCCTCACGAACCCGAAAGACGGCGAGGAAGTGGCTGTTATCGAAACCAACCTCGGCAAGATCGTGGTGCGATTCTTCCCCGACGTCGCGCCCAAGCATGTCGAGAACTTTCTGAAACTCGCGAAGGAAGGCTATTACGACGGTACGAAGTTCCACAGGGTGATCCCCGGGTTTATGATTCAGGGAGGGGACCCGAACAGCAAAGACGATGACCGGATGAACGACGGCGCAGGCGGCCCCGGGTATACGGTCAAGGGCGAGTTCAACAGGGTTCCTCACGTTCGCGGGATTCTTTCTACGGCGCGTACGATGGACCCCGACAGCGCGGGAAGTCAGTTTTTCGTCGTCGTTGCGGATTCCCACTTCCTCAACCCGAAGTTTTATGAGGACGGCAAGGTCGTTCCGGGCAAGGAGGGTTACACCGTTTTCGGAGCGGTGGTCTCGGGAATCGAGGTGGCCGATAAGATCGTGAACCTGCCCCGCGACGCGAACGACAACCCGCTTCCCGATAACCCCGCGGTCCTCAAGAAGGTCAAGATCGCGAAGTGGCCGGTGAAATAGGCGCTATCCACGTCCGCCGGCCAAGGCCGAACGCGACTTCGAGATCGAAGCGAAGCCCGAGATCGCGTGGATCGCGACGGTGAGTCCGAAGATCCGCTTCCTCGAGTTTCGAACGCATCCGAGTCGACTCGTTCCCACGGCGACGGGGGCGGTGTCGCTGCCGTTTGAGGACTCACGCTGTGCTCTTCTCACCTTTTCCGGAACTCCATTCCGACACCTTTCGGCGATCTCCACGTAATCATGGTTGCGACGTTTCGTCGCCGCTGGGAGGGCTGGGCGTTGGCTGTGGCCGACGAATTGAGCCAATCGGACCGCCGGCGGGCATTCGCAGGGGAAGGTGGCAGGCAAGGTCAGCTTGATGGACTAGGAACGGTGATCGAAAGGGAGGCTCCAGCGGGTGACGGGTGGAGTAAGGCCGACGTGCATCGCGCACGGCTGATGAGGCTGGCGTTGCGTCTCTGTAACGGGGACAGGGACGCCGCCAGCGACCTCGCCCAACAAGCGATCGCGAACGCCTGCTGTCGGCTAGGCTTGGATGGAGACCGCGATCTTTGGCCTTATCTGCGGACCTCGTTGCTTCATCTCTACATCGACCGCGCGAGGTTGCTCAAGAGGGAATTGCCGTTGGATGCTCTCGGTGAGTACCGAAGCAAGAACGCGTTCCTGTACGGGTCCGGACACGAATCCGACTCCGATAGGGAGTTACGGCTGAACTTTCTCCGGAAGAGCGTCAAGAGCGTGCTCGCTGAAATGCCCGACTCGCAGGTCGCGCTCTTGCTGCTGATCTATGCCGAGGGCCATTCGCTGGAAGAAGCCGGGACGCGCCTGGGGCTGTCTGCCGAGGCCGTCAAACAACGACTGAAGCGGGCGCGAGAACGATTCCGAAAGACAAGTCTGCGGCTTCAGGTGGAGTTTGAATTATGACGTGCGAACAGTTGCGAAGGGCCCTGCAAGAGAGCGACCCCGAAGAGTTGACTCAGGATCAGTGGGCGGAGATCGACGTCCATGCATCGGGATGCGAGCCATGCCGGACGTTCGTCGCCGAGTGGCGATCGTGTGAGGAGTCGATGACCTTGCTGCTCGGTCTTGCTTCGCGGGAGGAGCCTACTCCCGCACAACCGGCAGCGAGTCTCCTGCGGACCCCCGTCGTGGCCGCTTTGCGATGGAACTGGCGCACCGCCCTGGGGACCGGCGGCCTGTTCCTGGGTTTTGGGGCAGTCCTTGGGGGATTGGCAGCGGTAACGCTTCTCAGTCCCCGGGTCCGAGCGGGGCCGTTCAATGAGTTGCTCGACGTCCCGTTCTTCAACGAGGCCTTTGTGAGCGGGGCTGGGTTCATCGAGAGCTTCGAAGAGGGGCTGGAGGAGTGGGACAAGCGAGGGATCGGGCCCAACCACGCGTACCTGGACCCCTCAGTCTCTCACACCGGGCGGTATTCGCTGAGGCTCCTGCACCGCAGTCATGGAGGGGGAATTCAAAAGGAGTTTCGGACTCCAATCCCTGCGAACTCGACCGTACGGTTTGGGGCTTGGATACGTTCGCCCAGAGGTGGATCGCCCTCGAACAAGTGGTTGAGCCTTGGCCTGAGTGTCGGCGCGACGAGCGCGGGCCACGATGTGATGCTCGTGGACGGGAGGTGGCAGCCGATCACGTTTACTTTGCAGGTCGATCAACCCACGGACCGCCTGCGTGTGGACCTAACGACCCAGGCGGGCCACGGCCGATACACAGGCATGGACTGGGCGTCGTGGATCGACGACGTTCGGCTCTACCTCACCTCGAACCCGTCGCATTGGGAGTGGCGCGTCGAGGGTGACCGGATCACGGTGCGAATGGAGCTGCCAGAACCCTACGAGCCGACTTCGGTGAGTCTGTCGGAAATCTATCTGCGAGCGGTCCCTCAAAGCGTGCCTTACCTGAGGAGCAGCCGTTCGTACATCGAGGGTCGGCAAGTCGTTGCCGAGTTCGTCTCGGAGCGTCACGTGAGCTTCCTTCGTACGGGCAGTGTTGGGTCGAGCGACTCTCCCTCGCTGGATGTGGTGATGACGGCGCGCGAAGGCGACCTTCCGTGCATCTTTAGCGCGGGCGTTCGTGGGCTTTCCGGCATCAGGTCGCCGTAGTAGCGGCAGGGCATCACCCAGGCCCGGCATAGAGCATTGTTTTCCCAACGACTTGCCTTGTTCGCGCGACCGAAGAACGCAGGCTGGATGGGCCTTTTCACTTGCGGGTCTGGGAGCGCTGAGCTTCGAGCCCCTCGCAACCGTCATATTTGCTCGTCACATTATGTCCGCTCTTCGACAATGTATGTTGAAGCAGTCGCGTTCGCGCTGTTTCTTGGAGGTTTCCGTATGTACACCAAGCGTGGAATGGCACTGATACTCGCGGCGCTCGGGGCAACATCGGTGACGATGGGGTCCGTCGTCGCGACTTACCTGTTCGACGGCGATTTGAGCGCCTTCGAGTCGGGGCCGCCTAGCCTCACCGCAGTCGATCCCTATGGTTTGAATAGCTTTTCGACTGATTTCATCTACTCTGCAACCCGCACTACCTACGTCACCGAAGGGGACGCGGGGGACGATGGGTTTGGAGGTAGCTTGAACGCAGGCGTAACTCTCGATACCACGGGTCTCGCCGCCGCCGACGAGTATTCGGTCGATATGGTCGTCAAGTTCGACGAGACCGACGGAACCTGGAGAAAGCTGATCGACGTGTACGGCATGGATGAAGACAATGGCTTCTACATCAGCCCCAGCGGGTACCTGCAACTCTGGAACTCAGGGACAAACCCCTCCGGAACATCCTACTTGAGCCCCGACACCTACTACCACCTTGCGCTGACGGTGGCGAGCAACGGGACGGTCAAGGCGTACCTCGACGGCGGGGAGGAAGTGTCGCTGACGGGAAGCTCGGCGTTCGTGCGCTCCGACCCGACAATGACGTTCTTCTTGGATGAAGTTAACACGGGCCATCTTGAATACACCGATGTGACGGTGGGACTGATCCGTTTCTGGGATCACGCTCTGTCGAGCGGAGAAGTGGCATCGCTCGCAGCGGACCCCTATGCGATCGTTCCCGAACCCGCTTCCTTGCTAGCCTTGGGGCTGGGTGCGGCCGCCCTACTCCGACGCAAGCGGCGATAGTCTCGAAGCGTTGGCCAAAGAAGGTACAGGAGCCCGCCTTCTACGGAAAGCGGGCTCCTGTTCCATTTCGTAACTAGCTCTTCGGGGTCAGAACTTCACCTTCACGGGCTCGCGGGCCGCCGGCTCCTCCAATTCAAAGAGCTCCTTCGGCTCGAACTTACCCATGTTGGCAAAGATGTTCGTAGGAAAAGCCTCGATTTTGGTGTTGTAAGCCGTGACGATGTCGTTGTAGTATTGGCGCGCGAAAGCGATCTTGTTCTCGGTGCCCCTCAGCTCTTCTTGGAGTTGGATCATGTTCTCGTTGGACTTGAGGTCGGGGTAGGCCTCCGCCAAGCCGAAAATCCCCGTAAGAGCCGCGCCGACCGCCTTCTCGGCTGTCGCTTTTTCTCCGACGGTCGTTGCGGCCAGGGCCATGTTGCGGGCCTTGATGACCTTTTCGAGCGTGTCCTGCTCGTGCTTCATGTACCCCTTCACCGTCTCAACAAGGTTCGGGATAAGGTCATATCGACGCTTGAGCTGAACGTCGATCTGCGCCCATGCGTTGCCCGTCTGCTGCCGTAGCGACACTAAGCTGTTGTAGGCGCTGATGGCGACGATCAGCAGGACGACGAGAATTCCGATCAGAGTCAGGAAGACCCACATAGGTTGTTCACATACTCCTCTTTGGTCTGGCTTGAATCCAGAATACGAAGGATTCAGCCTGAGGGTTGCGTCTTCCGACGCAAAACCACGGGCTCAGGATAGAAACCCGCCGGGTCTCTCAACTCGATGGAATTCAGGTCGACGGGCCGCAGTTCGAGGGCGCGATTGTGTCTCACGACGGGTTCGCCCATCTCCTTCACGGCTTCGCCGAGAATTGACTTGATCTCCAGGAACGCCCGATCCGATTCGTAGCGCACCGTCCCCGTTTTCGGCAGGCCCTCGTGGAGCATTTCGAACCTACCGTTCGCCAAGATGGCCAGCTCGATCTTTCCGAGAGTCCGTGCAACGGCCGGATTGCCTCCTTCCGGAACAGGCAGGTCCCGATCGCCGGTCCAAGTTCCCACATAGTCGAAGCGCGGGCCGCAACTCGCCGAACCGGCGAGCGCAAGCCCTACGGATAGGGTCACTCCGAACGCTATAATGAGCCTCATGGCGGCGATCTCTTCTGAAGTCTACACGTCGCTGGGCCTCAACGAGTCGGAATATGCCCGAATCGTCCGACTGATGGGCCGCGATCCGAATGCCGTGGAACTCGCGATGTTCTCGGTGATGTGGAGCGAGCACTGCGGCTATAAGTACTCGCGGCAGGTTTTGTCCCGGTTCGGCAAATACAAAGAGGCTCTGGAAGGCAAGGGCCTTGAGAACGCGGGCATCGTCGATATCGGGGACGGGTTGGGCGTGACGATGAAGGTCGAATCGCACAACCACCCCTCCGCGGTCGAGCCGTATCAGGGCGCAGCCACCGGGGTCGGAGGGATCATCCGCGATATCTTGACCATGGGCGCTCGCCCGGTCGCATTGCTCAATTCGCTGAGGTTCGGCCCCGTGATCTCAGGACAGGATTCGCCCGATCACGTTCAACGCAACCGCTACCTCTTTTCCCACGTGGTCGAGGGCATCGGCGGGTATGGCAATTGTGTGGGAGTCCCGACGGTGGCCGGCGAAGTGGGCTTTCACAAGAGGTACAGCGGAAACCCGCTCGTGAATGCGATGTGCGTGGGAGTCCTCGATCTTCGAGCCATTGCGACCGCGGCGGCGAGGGGTGTCGGAAACCCGGTCCTTTACTTGGGATCGGCCACGGGCAAAGACGGCATCCACGGCGCGACGTTTGCGAGCGACGCGCTGGACGAGGGGAGCGAAGCCAAGCGCCCGAACGTGCAGATCGGCGATCCGTTTGCGGGCAAGCTCTTAATCGAAGCCACGCTCGAAGCGCTCAAAACCGGCGCGATCGTGGCGATCCAAGACATGGGCGCAGCGGGGTTGACGTGCAGCACGATCGAGATGTCGGCCAAGGGCCAAGTCGGAATGGAGATCGAACTGGACCTCGTCCCCACACGAGAGGCCGGGATGACCCCCGTCGAGTTGATGCTGAGCGAAAGTCAAGAGCGGATGCTGGCTGTCGCCCAGGCCGGACGAGAACTAGAGGTGATCGCCGTTTTCAGGAAGTGGGGACTCCACGCCGTGGTCATCGGCAACGTGACTTCGGAGAGGAATGTGGTGGTTCGCCAGAATGGGGAGGTCGTCGCAACCCTCGACCCCCTTTGGTTGGCGAACGAGTGCCCGACCTATTCGACGGACGCCGAAGCCCCGGATTACCACGCGCAAGCACGGTCGTGGGCGCCCCAAGACCTCAACTCCGTGAACCTGCCCGGCGCTTTGCTCCAGCTACTCTCCAGCCCCAACCTTTCCAGCAAGAAGTGGGTGTTCCAGCAATACGATCAGCAGGTGCAAACTCAGACCCAAACTCCGGCCGGGAAGGGGGATGCGGCCGTCATCGACCTGCGCGGTACCAAGAAAGCGCTGGCTCTCAAGATCGACGGAAACGCGCGCCAGGTGTACTTCGACCCTCGCGTGGGCGGACATCTCGCCGTCTGCGAGGCGGCCAGGAACGTTGCTTGTGTGGGAGCGCGGCCCGTCGCCGTAACCGATGGGCTCAACTTCGGCAACCCCCAACGGCCCCATGTGTTTTGGCAGTTCCGAGAGGCCGTCGAGGGAATCGCGGAAGCCTGCGAGGTCTTCGGCACCCCGGTAATCAGCGGAAACGTCAGCTTCTACAACGAGAGCGATTTGGGAGAGGTGCTTCCAACTCCCTTGATCGGAATGCTCGGCGTAATCGACGATGCGGCAGCTTCGATCAGCATGGTCCCAAGGAACTCCACCGGTTTTGTGGTGATGCTGCAGGTTCCTCATAGCAACCTCCCGCAACAGGGTCTCGGCGCGAGCGAGTTCCTCGCTGCCGTCTTGGGAGTCGAAAACGGTTGCCCCGAACCCCCCAACTTGGCGGCCGAAAAGACCCTCTGCGAAGTGCTTGCGGGCGTGATCGGGCAAGGGTGGCTCGAATGGGCGCACGACCTCAGCGAAGGGGGGCTGCTGGTCGCGGCGGCCGAGGTCTGTGCGGTCGGCGGGTGCGGGATGGAATTGGATTTCGGCAACGTCGCGTTTTCGGGTTCGGGATATACGCCCCTTGGAAGGTTCGCGTCCCCGGCTTCTGCGCTGTTTGGAGAGGTGTCGGGGAGGGTGCTTGCCGGGATCGACCTCTCCAAGCGGCACATCGTCGAGCAGCTCGACAAGCAGGCGCGCGAAAACGGGCTCGAACTCGTCGTGCTGGGCATGTACGCTCGGGCCGCCAAGAGGCTTCAGGTGAAGCAAATGGGGCAGATGCTCGTCGATGTCAGTACCGACGAAATCTCAAGGGCTTACGAAGCCACGTTGGCACTGGACTGACCTCCGGGGCCGCACAAGGGCCGCCCAGCGGAGGGGCCGAGTTCGATTTGAGGTTTTCGCCCGTCATCGGTAGAATAGTTGTTCGGGGGTGAAGGCACACCATGAAGTATGCGATCGCTGCAATTGTTGGACTGTTGCTCGTTTTGGGGCCGGTTGCGTCCCCAGCGCAGACACAGGCTGACCGCCAATTCCAAGAGCAAGTCCACAAGGCGGTCGAACTCTACAACGGGGGGAAGACCGGCGAGGCGATCGAACTCCTCGAAAAGCTGGTCGCGGAGCGCCCGGACCACGCCGACGCGCTCCAATGGCTTGGTTTCCTTTACCTTCGCACGGACCGCGCCAAGGAGGCCATCCCTCTGCTCGAGCGCGCTGAAGCCAAGGCGCCCGACAGCGCGACGATCCTGAACAACCTGGGCACGGCGTATATGGAGGCTCAGGAGTACGGCAAGGCGCTGGTTCGATACAACAAGCTCGTTGCGATGAACCCGAATGACGGCGTGGCTTGGTACAACGTCGGCACGATCCACCTCAAGCAGCGCTCGTACAGCCCTGCGATCGAC
The genomic region above belongs to Candidatus Nitrosymbiomonas proteolyticus and contains:
- a CDS encoding phosphoribosylformylglycinamidine synthase subunit PurL, whose translation is MAAISSEVYTSLGLNESEYARIVRLMGRDPNAVELAMFSVMWSEHCGYKYSRQVLSRFGKYKEALEGKGLENAGIVDIGDGLGVTMKVESHNHPSAVEPYQGAATGVGGIIRDILTMGARPVALLNSLRFGPVISGQDSPDHVQRNRYLFSHVVEGIGGYGNCVGVPTVAGEVGFHKRYSGNPLVNAMCVGVLDLRAIATAAARGVGNPVLYLGSATGKDGIHGATFASDALDEGSEAKRPNVQIGDPFAGKLLIEATLEALKTGAIVAIQDMGAAGLTCSTIEMSAKGQVGMEIELDLVPTREAGMTPVELMLSESQERMLAVAQAGRELEVIAVFRKWGLHAVVIGNVTSERNVVVRQNGEVVATLDPLWLANECPTYSTDAEAPDYHAQARSWAPQDLNSVNLPGALLQLLSSPNLSSKKWVFQQYDQQVQTQTQTPAGKGDAAVIDLRGTKKALALKIDGNARQVYFDPRVGGHLAVCEAARNVACVGARPVAVTDGLNFGNPQRPHVFWQFREAVEGIAEACEVFGTPVISGNVSFYNESDLGEVLPTPLIGMLGVIDDAAASISMVPRNSTGFVVMLQVPHSNLPQQGLGASEFLAAVLGVENGCPEPPNLAAEKTLCEVLAGVIGQGWLEWAHDLSEGGLLVAAAEVCAVGGCGMELDFGNVAFSGSGYTPLGRFASPASALFGEVSGRVLAGIDLSKRHIVEQLDKQARENGLELVVLGMYARAAKRLQVKQMGQMLVDVSTDEISRAYEATLALD